GCGACGACTGCGCGCACATCAACAACTTGCCCGACCGGTCGCGTGCAGCAATCATATCTTTCACCAATTGGGGGCTGGGTGCCAGTGGTTTTTCACAAATCACATGTTTGCCCGCATCCAGCGCGCCGATAGATAGTGGCGCGTGATAATTATTTGGTGTACACACATCCACAATATCGATCTCTGGATCGGCAAACAAATCTTCCGGATTCACATACAGTTTTTTGATCCCGTATTGTTCTCCCCATGTATTCAACACATCTTCGCTAATATCGCTTCCGGCCACCAATTCGGCGTGTTCTGAAGCTTGCCAACCCGGAATGTGCGTCCGCGCAATACCTCCCACCCCGACAATACCCACCTTCAATTTATCTGCCATTTTGCCTCCTCAGTTAAATTAGCATTCAGCCCCAACCCCCCAAGCGGTCAGCAGTCAGCTATCAGCCCGCCCGACCACCTAACCCCTTGTGTCTTTGTGTCTCTGTGTGAGACCTCCTCTCAAATAACAAAACGACCTGCACATTGTCAACGCAGACCTTTTTCGCTATAGATAAGATTAAACATATTTACAACCGCTTGACGTCCTTCCCTGACCAACGTACATTGCCTATCCCCGCACAGCACCATCTCTCACCTTTTAATAACAGATATTGCCATGACCATACACGACCTCGACACACCAGCGCTCACCATCGACCTCGATGTCCTCGAAAAAAATATTCGAGAAACGCAAGAGGCATGCGACAAATTCGACATTCCCCTTCGCGTACACACCAAAACCCACAAAATCCCCGAAATCGCCAAAATGCAACTCGCTGCGGGAGCCATTGGCATTGTCTGCCAGAAAGTAGGCGAAGCCGAAGCTATGGTTGAAGCCGGTATTCCCGACATCCTCATCCCCTATAATATTGTAGGACCCATCAAAGTCAAACGCCTTGCCGAACTGTGCAAAAGCGCAACCATGACCGTCGCTGTCGATTCGGAAATCACCGTGCGTGGTCTATCCGATGGCGCAACAGAAAACGATGTCACCATCAACATCCTCATCGAATGCGACACCGGAGGCAATCGCTGCGGCGTACAATCGCCCAAAGCCGCGCTTGAACTCGCGCAAAAAATTACAAACATGCCCGGCCTTCAGTTCCAGGGCATCATGACCTATCCCAGTCACGAACGCGCCAAAGCCTTCATCGACCAAACGCGCGACCTGCTTCAAAGCGCGGGCATCGCGGTCAACACCATCAGCGGAGGTGGCACGGGCTCTGCCGAAGTTTCCAAAGCCATTGGCTGCACTGAAACCCGTATTGGATCCTACGTCTTTGAAGGTCTGCGCCGCATCAACCGCGAAAACAACCCCCCCAACCCCATCACCTGTGCCGAACGCATGATAGTCACCATCGTCAGCACACCTGCACCCGACCGCGTCATCATCGATGGCGGGCAAAAAACATTCACCAGTTATGCCCCCACCCCTTATGGATACATCGTCGAACACCCCAATGCCAAAATCTACGGCATGTCTGTCGAACACGGCCACGTCGATATCTCAGAATGCAACCGCATTTTCACCGTAGGCGACCGCCTCTCCGTCATTCCCCTGCATCAGGGCATGACCACCAACCTCCACGACGAAGTCTATGCCGTGCGAAATGGCAATGTAGAACACGTATGGAAAGTTGCCGGGCGCGGAAAAGTACAGTAAAAATTTGACATTCCAAAAAATCATGTCCAAACAAACACATAAATTATCCAGACGCAAAGCAATCGCTGGCATTGGTATCAGTGGCCTTGTTCTTACACAGCGTGCATTGTCTCAGGAGATCGCCGTGAACACAACAAACAGTGCAACCATAACGCGCTACGCCACCGTTCAAGCTATGAGATCCTCGCCCGAAATCCGCGAAGGTGACTGGGTAGAAACCGCGGGCTTTTACATCCCCGGTGACGGCGGCGCAGCCCTGTATCATATCGAAAAAACGAATGAAAATATCCAGCCAAATGATGCCGACATCATCGTATTAGACAATGGCACAGTCGCCATCTTGCGCGAAAACAAAGCCGTGAACTACAAAATGTTTGGCGCGATTGGCGATGGTGAAAATGACGATGGCGTACAAATAACCCTGGCGCATAAATACGCCAACGCACACAAAGTCCCGATTGTGAATTTAAGCGGCGAATATTGGATCTTGCAAACCAATGACATACCCATCAAAACCAACGTCTCATGGGGACAAACAATTTTTCACATCGATGAACAGTACAACAGCCAAAGGGAGCCGCGCTTTGAAATTCTCAACGATCACCCGTCAAAAAAACTCACGCGAGACGAAACCATCAAAGCGGCTCTATTGGAAAAACTAAAACCCGGCGTGCAACTCATTCCCGAACTGGCACAATATGCAGGCCATCTCATCATCGCCGAAGATGACGATGACCGCATTGGCATTCGGGCAGGCAATTATTCAAAGGCCGGATGGGGGCGCGAAGAACTATTCTATGTTGAAGAAGAGGGCCGCATCATTGGCGATATAGCCTGGGAATTCAAAAACTTTACCGACATCACCGCCATACCCTGCAACGACAATTACCTCATCGTCGAAGGCGGCGGATTTTACTTTTCTGGCGACAGTGGAAGCGGTAGATCCTGGCGGTATCACCACCACGGCATCTCCATACGGCGCAGCCGCACCATCATCCGCGAACAATGGATGGGCCTGGAAAAAGGGAAACGAGATATCTCCATGCACCCCCGTCGCGGCTTTTACGTATTCAGCGGTGTTTACGACGTCACGCTGGAAAATATCCGCGCAATGCCCTGGGAGAAAAATCGCGAAGAAAAAGACAGAGTACTCGGTGCGGGCACCTACGGCATTGGCGGTGCGCGGATGCTCAATTGCACCTTTCGCAACATCACGGCAGAAGGCGGCTGGGTAGCCTGGGGTGTTTTTGGTACCAATCTCAACAAAAACTTCCGCTTTGAAAACTGCCGCCTCAACCGCATCGACGTGCATTTCCACTGCTGGAACCTCTACATCAGCAACTGCACCATTGGCTTCAAAGGCATCGCCCTGACAGGTGGCGGTGAATTGGTAATCGAAAACACCACGCGCCACGGCAACCAATTCGTCAATTTCAGGCGCGACTATGGAGCCAAATGGGACGGGCATATACGCATCCGCGGCTGCCGGTTAATGCCCAGTAGTAATGGCCGTGTCTCGGTCCTATCCTGTCGTCCGGCCGATTTCGACTACCAGTATCCCATAGGCTTTGCACGCACGGTCACAATCGAAGACCTGCTCATCGATTACAGCGCTGCGCCCGCATCAACTGCACCGTGCTGGCTAATGGACACTGTCCCCTTTTCCAAAACCAAAAACAATACCCGCCTCTTCTTTCCCCATCGTATTGAATTTCGAAACATCACCGTCGCAGGTAGAAAGCAAGGCGTTCGCCTCATCCGCATACCCAATCCACACTACTACGACCTGCGCCGCAATGGCGGCTACGATGGCACACAACTCCACGCCAACAGCACCCTCATCTGCGACAATATACAACTCGAAAAATTCACTCAGGAAATTGCCGACGATGATGAACAGGTACATATCCTGATCGGTGGAGAATCAGCGACCGACTATGCCGATGCACTCGCCCTCTATCCCAAAATGCGATTTACCGACTGTGAAAATATCAGTGTGTACCTGGGCAACTGCATTGCCAGTGCGACTTTTGAACGGTGCAGCCTGAACACCATAACCGCACCCAATTTGCGGGGCGAACTCGTATTTACCGAGTGCCATCTCCAGCCCGACGTCAAAAAAGTACCAGAGCAATTTTACATTTTGCAAAACACGTTGGGCACGCGCTTCACCAACTGCACCCTTCACGCGCCCATCGTCAACGGCACAATGAACCCGGACCTGATGGACCGCCTGGGCTTCATCAAAATCAACGAATCTGTACAACACTACCATCTCAATACAGCACTTGGGAATGATGTCATAGACCATCTCAAAAACTCGGGAACCACACTCATACCAGAATTTATCACCAAACTAAAACTGCACCACGATTTGGAATCATAGCTTCATTCCAATTTTTCAAAGGAGTACTCCGCCGTGAGAGACGTACGCTGGGAGCGCATGTTCCCCGATGAACTCGAAGCCGCATTCAAAGCCTGTCCAGTCGTCTATTTCCCCTATGGCCTGTGCGAACCACACGGCCCACAAAATGCTGTGGGACTCGACGCCCTCAAAGCCCACGGCATTGCCGTTCGCACCGCGCACAAACACGGCGGCATTGTCGCCCCGCCCGACTACTGGCATATCCACGAAATTGGAGGCTATGCCCTCTGGTCAGAACGCTCGGTTGGCAAATCCGAACGATCCTGGCTAACCTGTATGCCGCCCTGGCAACACTTCAAAAACATCTGCTATCACATCCGCCAGGCCGACACCCTCGGCTTTCAAGCGGCCATCTTCCTCACCGGGCACTACGGCCCCAACTGGCAAGACCTGAAAACCCTGTGTGAACTCATCCAGCCCCAGGTGGGCACGCGCCTGTATAGCCTGCCCGATTTTGAAGCCAACCAACCCGGCTTTGACAATGACAACAACAGCGGTGGCGACCACGCGGGAAAAGTCGAAACCTCTCTTCTTTGGGCCATTGAACCCGACTGTGTCGATATCTCCCGTTTACCGCCCAAAAGTGAACCCGGTCCGCACTTTGCCATGGGCCAAAATGTCCGCGAATCCAATCGCCAAATTGGCGAGCGCATGGTCAATGACGAAATCGAGTGGCTCGGCAACAAAGTTAGAGAATTACTCGCCGCGTATGAATCGGAAAAACCCACGCAAAAACTTCGCACCTTCGACCAGGTCGAACACATCTGGGAAACCGTTATCCGCCCCGAACTCCCCAACTTCCGCACGATGCAAACAGCGTGGTCGGACGACGCCACGCTCCCGGAAGACTCTGTCTGGTACGCCAACTGGAAAGTACCAGACCGCGAATGGTAAAATAAAACGGCCTGCATTGCCAATGCAGGCCGTATCTCATTGCAGAATTGTTTTACCCGATCACACTTGTTGTCAACCGAACATTGTATATATTTAGATTTATCGTAATAACATCGTCCAATACGCCACGCATAGCGTATGTTGCCCCATTTTTTACTGAGGAGATTCAATATGAAGCAACTGATTATGTTTTTCGCTCTGTTCTTTCTGGCCCACTCAACCCTATCTGCTGCCGAGTTAAAAGGCAAAGTACGCGATGCCGAAACCGGTGAAGCCCTGCCGGGCGCAAACGTGTATTTAGAAGGTGCTGGACGAGGAACTGCTACAGATCTCGATGGACAATTTGAGATCACCAGAGTCGGCGAAGGCAGCTATACACTCGTCATAAGTTTTGTAGGATATAAAGAATATCGCAACGCCATCGTTGTAAAAGCGGATGCTGCCGAGTTATTTATAGAACTCATGCCCGAAGCATTTCGAGGCAAAGAAGTCACCGTCGTTGCCGACCGCGCCAAACTGCGCGAAACACCCGTTGCCTTCTCAGACGTACCAAAAGCCGATATGGAGCGCAAACTCGGCTCGCGCGATCTCCCGATGATTTTGAATGATACGCCGGGCGTTTATGCAACCGAGCAAGGTGGAGGCCCTGGCGATTCTCGCATCAATGTGAGGGGATTCGACCAGCGCAACGTCGCCGTCATGATCAACGGCGTGCCAGTCAACGATATGGAAAACGGCTGGGTCTATTGGTCCAACTGGGATGGCCTGAGCGATGTCACATCGTCAATCCAGGTACAGCGCGGATTGGGCGCCTCAAATCTGGCAATAGCCTCAGTGGGTGGCACCATGAACATTGTCACCGACATCGCCCGCCAACAGCGCGGATTCAAAATCAAACAGGAAGCGGGAAACAACGCCTTTTACAAAACCACAGTTAATTTTTCATCGGGTTTGATGAACGGCAAAACCGCTTTCACCCTGGGCCTCACGCGCAAAATCGGCGATGGCCTGCCCGATCAGGCCTGGACATCGGCGTGGTCCTATTTTGGCGCACTGAGTTTTTTCGCGTCTGAGACACACAAAATTGACCTGTTTGTCGTAGGCGCGCCACAACGCCATGGGCATCGCCTCTACAAGCAATCTATTGCAACCTTTGATGCCGATTACGCCCGATCTCTGGGCATTGATGTTTCGGATGCGAGAAACTACGGTATCGATTACAACCCCAACTGGGGACGCTCGCCATTCTCATCCTATCAGGAGTACTACAACGGCCAGGTACACGATGCGCGCGATAGCGAAATCATCATGGAACGCGAAAATTTTTACCACAAACCCCAGATCAATTTGAACTGGTACTGGACACCCAACGAGCAGTTCATCCTGTCCAATGTATTTTATTTTTCGCGCGGCAAAGGCGGCGGCACAGGGCGTTTGGGTACCAACCCGCGCTCGCTACCCGATGGCAGCATCAACTGGCAACGCGTTGCCGATGAATTGAACACCCAAACAGCATCGGAAGCCCATCTCGATCTGGTAGGTGCAGGCGAAGTAGGTGCCAATGAAATTGCGGCGAGAACCGTCATACGAAACTCGGTCAACCAGCACTTCTGGTATGGATATTTGGGCACAGCTGAACACCGTTTGAGCGACATCTATACGCTGGCTTTTGGTATAGATTTGCGCTATTACAGAGGGCAGCACTGGCGCGAAGTACGCAATCTGCTCGGCGCCGATTATTACGTCTTCCCCTGGGATAACAATGCCACGACCTCCGTCAAGCGACTCGGCGACAAAGTCTCCTACCACAACGATGGTCTCACGCGCTGGGGGGGTGGTTTTGCACAACTCGAAGGTCGGTTTAACGACTTTACGGCATTTTTGAGCACATCTGCGTCCATAACAGGTTATAAACGCATTGACTATTTCCGTGCCAAGATCAATGGCGACTGGGATCAGACCGACTGGGAGAACTTCAAAGGCTACACCGTAAAAGTGGGCGGCAACTACAATGCAACCCCCGTAGTCAATATGTATGCCAACATCGGCTGGCTTTCAACAGCCCCCAAATTCGACTCCGTTTATCACTACGACAACAGCCTTTACGACCCCACCTTCAATGAAAAAGTCGCCTCATTTGAGTTGGGCACCGGGTATTTCAAACGCGGCGTAGTGACAGCAAACACAAATTTCTATTACACCAGATGGATAGACCGTTCGTGGCCCAAGAGCATTTACAGCGAAAAACTCGACCAGCGCTTCCGGTTTTTGCTAAACGGCATTGACGCGCGGCATACAGGCATAGAGTTCGACCTGAAAGCGCGTCCCCATTCCATGCTGGAAGTGCGCGGCATGTTATCGCTGGGCAATTGGGAATGGCTCAACGATGCCAATGTCACATTTTCCCCTGAAGAAGACCCATCGGCCATCGGCAACTTTCAAGTCTATGCCAAAGGACTAAAAGTGGGCGACTCGGCGCAAAAAACCCTTGCACTGAGCGGCACAATATTTCCCAAACGCGGCCTCTACGCCTCGCTGAATCTGCGGCGATTTATGGATCACTATGCCAAATTTGACCCCGCCAACCGAACAGATGCCAGCGACCGAAAACAGTCCTGGCAACTCCCGAATTACAACCTGATAAACCTGCATGCGGGCTACACCTTGCCCGGCAATACATTTGGCAATGGCAAAGTGAAACTGCAATTACACGTCTTCAATTTGCTCGACGAACGCTATATATCCGATGCAGACGACGGCAATAATCACGACGCAGCAAGTGCCCGCGTATTCCTTGGCCTATTGCGCCGCTGGAATATTTCACTATCGTACGATTATTAGCAGCCAGCAATTCTAACACAGGAGACCTCCGTGAGCGATCCCATCCGCGGCATCTTGCCCGTATTACAAACACCCGTTGCCAAATCCGGTGACTTCGACATCGAAAGCATGGAGCGACAGATCGACTTCTGCATCGCCGCAGGTGCAGGTGGCCTGGTCTTTCCCGTGCTCGGAGGTGAATTTCAATATCTCTCCGACCGCGAGCGACAAACCCTCGTCGAAATCGTCGTCAAAAAAACCGACAAACGCACCCCCGTCATCACCGGTGTGGCCGGCACAAATATCTCCACAGCCACTGAACACGCCGCCCATGCCGGACGCGCAGGTGCCGACGCCGTCATCGCCATGCCACCCTATATGGGCAGCGGAGGACCCGACGAAAATCTCCGCTACTTCGAGGCCATTTCCAGCGCCGGACAATTGCCCATTTTCATCCAGAACGCAGGTGCTGGCATGCAACCTCCTGCACTCGTTCGCCTGCTCACCGAAGTCGAGCACCTCATCTACGTCAAAGAAGAAGCCAATCCCAGCGCACATCACATCAGCGCCATCGTCGCCGAAGCAGGGGATCACTGTCAGGGCGTTTTTGGCGGGGCATGGTGCCGCTGGATGATCTCAGAAATGCGACGAGGCGCCAGTGGCTTTATGCCCGGCGCCCCGGTTGTGGATATTCATGTCGATATCTGGGATGCTTTCCAAGCAGGCGATGAAGACAGAGCACGCGATCTCTTCGATCAACTCCTTCCACTCACCAACCTGATCCAAATCCTCGGTCTCCGCCTGGTCAAAGAAGTACTCATTCGCCGAGGCATCTTCAAAACGAGCGGTATGCGCGCGCCCGGCAGCACACAATTGGACGACGACGACCACCGCGAACTCGACGCCATCCTCACAAAACTTCGCCCCCTATTCCGCACAGAGGCGTCGTAGATAGGAACGCACCTTCATGTTGATGACTTTGATTCGATAAAAGGCGTGCAAACAGTCTTCCCGGACGCGCAATTTGGTACCGAGCAGGGCTTGGATCTTTTAAGAGGAGCCATTCTACATCAATTCCCGAAATTTTTCTTCATTAATTCCCGCCTGCCGCAGCATTTCATAAAATAGCCACCGCGGAATATCTCGTCCATGTTTGTGGCTAATGCGAACACGCAAAATCGTTCCATTTACGAGCACTTTGCGCCAAGTCTCGTGTTTCCGAGATCGAATTTTTGCGAATCCCAAAACGCGCAACACTTTGCGAAATTGGTCAAACCTGTACACGGCCATGTTGAATTTCAATTAGCATGCGAATATCCCAAGCATCGTTACAGGCTGCAATCGCCTGGATATAAGGTAAATGATGGGCGCGATTGGGACTGTTTTGATAAATTTCTAAGTCCTCCAAATATTCCTCAGCATAATCCTGCATGGCTTCCAGCATATCTTCCAGTGCTTCATCGGGCGTTGCCATTTCAGTCACCAAATCCAATTCAGGACAGAAAGCGCATACCATCGCGTCATCTCGAGCAAGAATTATTGTCAATCGTTTTTCAAAAAATGAAATTTTCGGTGGCAAAAGCGATTGTTCATTGTTCATTATTCGCTCCTTTCCACAAAGCGTTGTACCATTTCCTCGCGGAGGCGGAGAATGGCGTTGTTTTCGTCCAATTCGACGTCGGATTGGTGTATGGGGTGTCCTGCGGCGATTTTGCGTTTTAGTTTGAGATTGTGAGCTAGGCCGATGGGCAGAGTGTTGGATATGCAAGCCTGATCAGCCGGCATGAGTTTGCCGTACACGCGGTAGCCGCCTTCGCCGTCCAGGACTTCTCCCTGGGGGAGATCGCGTTTTGCAGTGGCGACAACGTCTGCATTAAAAACAACGGGCGCGCCGCTGGCTTCGCCGCGCAAGCCAGCGCGCAAGACGCTGGTGGTAAGTTCCATGCCAACCAGGTGGTAGGGGCGATAGATGGCCGTGTAGCGTCCCGTGGAATCAGTGGGAAGGCCGTATTCGGAGAAGCAGCGGCGGATGTAGTCGCCGGGAGCTTCGATGGTGACGTAAACACCCCAGCGTAGATCCCGATCGACAGGGGTTCCATCTCGTTGCAGGCTGGAGACGACTTCGACGGTTCCCTTGTGAGAAAGTTGACCCCCGTCGCTATGAGGCCGGCAAATATCTGGCAACTGATCAATGCCGCAAGGCGGAAACTTCAGGCCTGCGGGCTGGGGATTCAGGCCAGTGGCATTTGAGACAGCGGCCATTTCAATAGCGGATTTTGTCCCGTCCAAAAAAGAGTTAAACATACGGGGGTTCAGATCACCCTCTGCAACAGTTTCTGCATCGAAACCGTAGTGCTCCCAGACAGTATCAGGAGTGGATGCGTGGTACGCAGACCGGTATTTGGTGCCCTTGCCAGCGCAGACAATGTCGAAGCCATTGGTCTGTGCCCATTCAACCAATTCACAGATCAAAGCCGGTTGATCGCCATAGGCGAGGGTGTACACGAGACCAGCAGATGCTGCACGTTGAGCCAGGAGGGGACCGACCAGAACGTCTGCTTCGACATTGACCATGACCAGGTGGCGCCCGTGTTCGATGGCTTGAAGGGCGTGGTGGATGCCTGCGAGAGGATTGCCAGTGGCTTCGACCAGAACGTCCAGACCGTCCGCCCGGATGAGGGCATCGCCGTCATCGGTGAGATAGGTGGCACCAGTTTTGAGGGCGTGATCGAAGTGGGTTGCGGAAAATTGTTCGGGCGGCCACTCAGCACGCGTGAGAGCATCACGCGCCCGGTGCAGGGATAGATCGGCCACACCCAGGACGTGCAGACCCGCAACGCGACGGGCCTGGGCCAGGAACATGGTGCCGAATTTTCCAGCGCCGATGAGGCCCACGCGAAGGGGGTTTTTAGACTCGGCCCGGGCAGTTAGCAAGTGTAAGAGTTGACCGTTGGCCAAAGGATTCCCCACAAGAGAAAATTATGAGAGGCTCAATCAGGCATTTTCAAAGCAGTCTGCCATGTCGTTGAGAAAATGATCCGGATCTACTTTGCGATACTGTTCGACATAACGATGATCGGTCTGTGGGTTTTCGAGAACCTGTCGCCGAAGAAAATGTGGAATTGATAGGCCATCTATGTCGGACAGTCTATTGAGGCTCGACTGAAGGAGATCTTGCACGTTTTGTGCGGTATGGATTTCGATATTGGGTTCGGAGGTGTTGTAATAATAGACAGCTTTCAGGTGAGTACGGAGCATTTTGACCGCATAAGCAGGTAGAGATTTTTCTTCGCGATTTGGGCGGAAGGCTTCGGGCCAGAACAGGCGGTTGATCTGAAGGTCAAACGCTTTCTTGAGCATGCCGGAAACGCTGCCGTGGGCGGGAATCCATTTTGAGTCGGGCCAGACGTCTAAATTGCCCCAGGGACCGCCCAGCGTATTTTTCTCAAGTGGCAGGCGTCCACATCCCGAGTTGACGCCTTCTCGGGTGATGTCCAGGATGGCAAAGTGCTGGGGATAAATAAAAAAATCATCCGTGCGAGCGCGCCAGATATCGTAAAAGGCAGTGGTCAGTGACAGAAGTGCATATCCGACGTGTAGTATGCCATCTTCGAGATGGGGAGAGATGACACCCGTGCGGTCCAATTCGTGGTAGTCCGGACAGAAGGTCTCAAAATCGACGCAAGTGAGGCCGTTTTCGCCAGATTGCCAGTATTCAAAATCCTGAGAGATTAAGAGGGTGCTGGTGTGCATAAGAAAAGACCTACTATTTTTCCATAAACGGACCCTGCTGATCGATGCGTTGCAGAGTTTGTTTGAACTTGTCGGAACCGTCGTCTTCCCAGACATCCAGGCGAATGCCCCGGATGTTGCCTTCGGGGAAACCAGTGAGGCGGGCAACGTTTGGGAATCCTCTGGTATAGAGCTTGTGGCCATCGGGTAGATGCAGGATGCCAATAGTGGGGGGAATAACAGTGGGTTTGTTGGCAGCGCATCTGGCCAGCGCGTCTTCATCGACCTCTACGCCGAGGCCAGCGCCTTTGGGTACCGGAGAGGAACCGCCTGCGACTTCGATGCGCTGTTTGACAACGTCTTCACCGTACTGGTCGTC
The sequence above is a segment of the Gemmatimonadota bacterium genome. Coding sequences within it:
- a CDS encoding flagellar biosynthesis protein FlgA — protein: MFLAQARRVAGLHVLGVADLSLHRARDALTRAEWPPEQFSATHFDHALKTGATYLTDDGDALIRADGLDVLVEATGNPLAGIHHALQAIEHGRHLVMVNVEADVLVGPLLAQRAASAGLVYTLAYGDQPALICELVEWAQTNGFDIVCAGKGTKYRSAYHASTPDTVWEHYGFDAETVAEGDLNPRMFNSFLDGTKSAIEMAAVSNATGLNPQPAGLKFPPCGIDQLPDICRPHSDGGQLSHKGTVEVVSSLQRDGTPVDRDLRWGVYVTIEAPGDYIRRCFSEYGLPTDSTGRYTAIYRPYHLVGMELTTSVLRAGLRGEASGAPVVFNADVVATAKRDLPQGEVLDGEGGYRVYGKLMPADQACISNTLPIGLAHNLKLKRKIAAGHPIHQSDVELDENNAILRLREEMVQRFVERSE
- a CDS encoding creatininase family protein, which codes for MRDVRWERMFPDELEAAFKACPVVYFPYGLCEPHGPQNAVGLDALKAHGIAVRTAHKHGGIVAPPDYWHIHEIGGYALWSERSVGKSERSWLTCMPPWQHFKNICYHIRQADTLGFQAAIFLTGHYGPNWQDLKTLCELIQPQVGTRLYSLPDFEANQPGFDNDNNSGGDHAGKVETSLLWAIEPDCVDISRLPPKSEPGPHFAMGQNVRESNRQIGERMVNDEIEWLGNKVRELLAAYESEKPTQKLRTFDQVEHIWETVIRPELPNFRTMQTAWSDDATLPEDSVWYANWKVPDREW
- a CDS encoding D-TA family PLP-dependent enzyme, with translation MTIHDLDTPALTIDLDVLEKNIRETQEACDKFDIPLRVHTKTHKIPEIAKMQLAAGAIGIVCQKVGEAEAMVEAGIPDILIPYNIVGPIKVKRLAELCKSATMTVAVDSEITVRGLSDGATENDVTINILIECDTGGNRCGVQSPKAALELAQKITNMPGLQFQGIMTYPSHERAKAFIDQTRDLLQSAGIAVNTISGGGTGSAEVSKAIGCTETRIGSYVFEGLRRINRENNPPNPITCAERMIVTIVSTPAPDRVIIDGGQKTFTSYAPTPYGYIVEHPNAKIYGMSVEHGHVDISECNRIFTVGDRLSVIPLHQGMTTNLHDEVYAVRNGNVEHVWKVAGRGKVQ
- a CDS encoding TonB-dependent receptor encodes the protein MLPHFLLRRFNMKQLIMFFALFFLAHSTLSAAELKGKVRDAETGEALPGANVYLEGAGRGTATDLDGQFEITRVGEGSYTLVISFVGYKEYRNAIVVKADAAELFIELMPEAFRGKEVTVVADRAKLRETPVAFSDVPKADMERKLGSRDLPMILNDTPGVYATEQGGGPGDSRINVRGFDQRNVAVMINGVPVNDMENGWVYWSNWDGLSDVTSSIQVQRGLGASNLAIASVGGTMNIVTDIARQQRGFKIKQEAGNNAFYKTTVNFSSGLMNGKTAFTLGLTRKIGDGLPDQAWTSAWSYFGALSFFASETHKIDLFVVGAPQRHGHRLYKQSIATFDADYARSLGIDVSDARNYGIDYNPNWGRSPFSSYQEYYNGQVHDARDSEIIMERENFYHKPQINLNWYWTPNEQFILSNVFYFSRGKGGGTGRLGTNPRSLPDGSINWQRVADELNTQTASEAHLDLVGAGEVGANEIAARTVIRNSVNQHFWYGYLGTAEHRLSDIYTLAFGIDLRYYRGQHWREVRNLLGADYYVFPWDNNATTSVKRLGDKVSYHNDGLTRWGGGFAQLEGRFNDFTAFLSTSASITGYKRIDYFRAKINGDWDQTDWENFKGYTVKVGGNYNATPVVNMYANIGWLSTAPKFDSVYHYDNSLYDPTFNEKVASFELGTGYFKRGVVTANTNFYYTRWIDRSWPKSIYSEKLDQRFRFLLNGIDARHTGIEFDLKARPHSMLEVRGMLSLGNWEWLNDANVTFSPEEDPSAIGNFQVYAKGLKVGDSAQKTLALSGTIFPKRGLYASLNLRRFMDHYAKFDPANRTDASDRKQSWQLPNYNLINLHAGYTLPGNTFGNGKVKLQLHVFNLLDERYISDADDGNNHDAASARVFLGLLRRWNISLSYDY
- a CDS encoding type II toxin-antitoxin system HicA family toxin is translated as MAVYRFDQFRKVLRVLGFAKIRSRKHETWRKVLVNGTILRVRISHKHGRDIPRWLFYEMLRQAGINEEKFRELM
- a CDS encoding dihydrodipicolinate synthase family protein; its protein translation is MLTQETSVSDPIRGILPVLQTPVAKSGDFDIESMERQIDFCIAAGAGGLVFPVLGGEFQYLSDRERQTLVEIVVKKTDKRTPVITGVAGTNISTATEHAAHAGRAGADAVIAMPPYMGSGGPDENLRYFEAISSAGQLPIFIQNAGAGMQPPALVRLLTEVEHLIYVKEEANPSAHHISAIVAEAGDHCQGVFGGAWCRWMISEMRRGASGFMPGAPVVDIHVDIWDAFQAGDEDRARDLFDQLLPLTNLIQILGLRLVKEVLIRRGIFKTSGMRAPGSTQLDDDDHRELDAILTKLRPLFRTEAS